A window of Streptomyces gilvosporeus contains these coding sequences:
- a CDS encoding M20/M25/M40 family metallo-hydrolase, which yields MAEQQGDRAGPVGVPETAGSARVVGPARAADAVAPVDQQALDEVVRFTSELIRIDTSNAGDGACQERPAAEYVAERLADAGLEPTLLERTKGRTNVVARIAGTDPGAAALLVHGHLDVVPAEPADWSVHPFSGEVREGVVWGRGAVDMKNMDAMVLAVARSWARAGVRPRRDIVLAFTADEEASAHDGSGFLADHHADLFDGCTEGISESGAFTFHAGGGMRLYPIAAGERGTAWLKLTARGQAGHGSKVNRANAVSRLAAAVARIGAYEWPVRLTPTVRAALRELAALHDLDVDVAAPDFDVDALLAKLGPCAKLVEPTVRNSANPTMLEAGYKVNVIPGSAVAYVDGRVVPGGEAEFRTTMDALTGAEVTWDYHHGEVALEASLESPTYAAMRASVERFDPQGHVVPYCMSGGTDAKQFSRLGIAGYGFSPLKLPVEFDYQALFHGVDERVPEEALHFGVRVLDDFLRRA from the coding sequence ATGGCTGAGCAGCAGGGGGACCGCGCCGGACCCGTCGGCGTTCCCGAAACGGCCGGGTCCGCCAGGGTCGTCGGTCCCGCCCGGGCCGCCGACGCCGTCGCGCCCGTCGACCAGCAGGCCCTGGACGAAGTGGTCCGCTTCACCTCCGAGCTGATCCGTATCGACACCAGTAACGCCGGAGACGGCGCCTGCCAGGAGCGCCCGGCGGCCGAGTACGTCGCCGAGCGGTTGGCCGACGCCGGGCTCGAACCGACCCTGCTGGAGCGCACCAAGGGCCGTACGAACGTCGTCGCCCGGATCGCCGGCACGGACCCCGGGGCCGCGGCCCTGCTGGTGCACGGCCATCTGGACGTGGTGCCGGCCGAGCCCGCCGACTGGAGCGTGCACCCGTTCTCCGGGGAGGTGCGCGAGGGCGTGGTCTGGGGCCGCGGCGCGGTCGACATGAAGAACATGGACGCCATGGTGCTGGCCGTCGCCCGCAGCTGGGCGCGGGCCGGCGTCCGGCCGCGGCGCGATATCGTCCTGGCCTTCACCGCCGACGAGGAGGCCAGCGCCCACGACGGCTCGGGCTTCCTGGCGGACCATCACGCCGACCTCTTCGACGGCTGCACGGAAGGCATCAGCGAATCAGGGGCCTTCACCTTCCACGCGGGCGGCGGCATGCGGCTCTACCCGATCGCGGCGGGGGAGCGGGGGACGGCCTGGCTGAAGCTGACCGCCCGAGGGCAGGCGGGCCACGGCTCGAAGGTCAACCGCGCCAACGCGGTCAGCCGGCTGGCCGCCGCGGTGGCCCGGATCGGCGCGTACGAGTGGCCGGTCCGCCTCACCCCGACCGTGCGCGCCGCGCTGCGCGAACTGGCCGCCCTGCACGACCTCGACGTCGATGTCGCCGCGCCCGACTTCGACGTCGATGCGCTGCTGGCCAAGCTCGGCCCGTGCGCCAAGCTGGTCGAGCCGACGGTCCGCAACAGCGCCAACCCGACGATGCTGGAGGCCGGTTACAAGGTCAATGTGATCCCGGGCAGCGCCGTCGCCTATGTGGACGGCCGGGTCGTGCCCGGCGGCGAGGCGGAGTTCCGCACCACCATGGACGCCCTCACCGGAGCCGAGGTGACCTGGGACTACCACCACGGCGAGGTCGCGCTGGAGGCATCGCTGGAGTCCCCGACGTACGCCGCGATGCGGGCCTCGGTCGAGCGGTTCGACCCGCAGGGCCATGTCGTCCCGTACTGCATGTCCGGGGGCACGGACGCCAAGCAGTTCTCCCGGCTGGGCATCGCCGGCTATGGCTTCTCGCCGCTCAAACTGCCCGTGGAATTCGACTATCAGGCGCTGTTCCACGGCGTGGACGAACGGGTGCCGGAGGAGGCTCTGCACTTCGGCGTCCGGGTCCTCGACGATTTCCTGAGACGGGCTTAG
- a CDS encoding winged helix-turn-helix domain-containing protein, giving the protein MTGGQDQGAPQAGNHPRHDLAPLLNAPVRFSVVAALAPVEKAEFAFVRDLVEVTDSALSKQVSLLEEAGWVHIEKGRVGRRPRTWLSLTCEGRAVYQRHLAALRAIAADMAAPPG; this is encoded by the coding sequence GTGACCGGCGGGCAGGACCAGGGCGCGCCGCAGGCCGGGAACCACCCCCGGCACGACCTCGCCCCCCTGCTCAACGCACCCGTGCGCTTTTCGGTGGTGGCCGCCCTGGCGCCGGTGGAGAAGGCCGAGTTCGCCTTCGTACGCGATCTGGTCGAGGTCACCGACTCGGCCCTCTCCAAACAGGTGTCGCTGCTGGAGGAGGCGGGCTGGGTGCACATCGAAAAGGGCCGGGTCGGGCGGCGCCCGCGGACCTGGCTCTCGCTGACCTGCGAAGGACGGGCCGTCTACCAGCGCCATCTGGCGGCACTGAGGGCCATCGCCGCGGACATGGCTGCGCCACCCGGGTAG
- a CDS encoding alpha/beta fold hydrolase: MSRAASRSVLRTSLALLASTALAAPLALTAPVHASATDPYTVSALKVTVRAGDRTCSLDADIYRPSGVDAAHPAPAVLTTNGFGGSKADGSTDAIAKALAARGYVALAYSGLGFGKSGCPISLDDPRIDGRAASGLVDLLAGTRAADDGTRVDYVTQDGSGDPRVGMIGGSYGGAIQMATASVDHRIDALIPLITWNDLSYSLDPNNAGGAAGPVPGAYKYEWTNGFFLIGEAQGLLHPSLAASRWGGAGCLHFVAPVCETKRLLDSRRYPAGRTAAMLAYVRSVSPVSYLRSVKAPTLLVQGQDDTLFNLNEAAATYRTLTAQGTPAKMIWQSWGHSGGMKNPAPGELNLGKGDLESSYVGGRILAWFDRYLHHRKGAPTGPAFAYYRDWATEGPTYATSSRFPVGAGQKLYLSGDGRLVDDRTEVARGSRTYRNHLLPTSHSENPAAGLLGLPDLAPYDGRGTFLGWTSAPVAEGRPVDVVGAPRVTLKVISPRTERVQNSSDAADKLVLFAKLYDVAPDGSKRLVHRLIAPARVPDVTRQFTVELPAIVHRYEPGHRLRLVIAASDTAYAGNRGVKPVTVTSAPEDTGVLELPVTQGAFG; this comes from the coding sequence GTGTCCCGTGCCGCGTCCCGCTCCGTACTCCGCACTTCACTCGCCCTGCTGGCAAGCACCGCACTCGCCGCGCCCCTCGCCCTGACCGCCCCCGTACACGCATCCGCCACCGACCCGTACACCGTCTCCGCGCTGAAGGTGACCGTCCGCGCCGGCGACCGCACCTGCTCTCTGGACGCGGACATCTACCGCCCCTCCGGCGTCGACGCCGCACACCCGGCGCCCGCAGTCCTGACCACCAACGGCTTCGGCGGCAGCAAGGCGGACGGCTCGACCGACGCCATCGCCAAGGCGCTCGCGGCCCGCGGCTATGTCGCCCTGGCCTACTCCGGCCTCGGCTTCGGCAAAAGCGGCTGCCCGATCTCCCTCGACGACCCCAGGATCGACGGCCGGGCCGCGAGCGGGCTGGTCGATCTGCTGGCCGGAACGCGCGCGGCCGACGACGGCACCCGGGTCGACTACGTCACCCAGGACGGCAGCGGCGATCCCCGGGTCGGCATGATCGGCGGCTCGTACGGCGGCGCGATCCAGATGGCGACCGCGTCCGTCGACCACCGTATCGACGCGCTGATTCCGCTGATCACCTGGAACGACCTCTCCTACTCCCTCGACCCCAACAACGCCGGGGGCGCAGCCGGGCCGGTCCCCGGCGCCTACAAGTACGAGTGGACGAACGGCTTCTTCCTGATCGGCGAGGCGCAGGGGCTGCTCCATCCGAGCCTGGCCGCCTCGCGGTGGGGCGGTGCGGGCTGTCTGCACTTCGTCGCGCCGGTCTGTGAGACCAAGCGGCTGCTGGATTCCCGGCGGTATCCGGCAGGGCGGACCGCCGCCATGCTCGCCTATGTGCGCAGCGTCTCCCCGGTCTCGTATCTGCGGTCGGTCAAGGCGCCGACGCTGCTGGTGCAGGGCCAGGACGACACCCTCTTCAACCTCAACGAGGCCGCCGCCACCTACCGCACCCTCACCGCGCAGGGCACCCCGGCCAAGATGATCTGGCAGTCCTGGGGCCACAGCGGCGGAATGAAGAACCCGGCACCGGGTGAACTGAACCTGGGCAAGGGGGACTTGGAGAGCAGCTACGTCGGCGGGCGGATCCTGGCCTGGTTCGACCGCTATCTGCACCACCGCAAGGGGGCGCCCACCGGGCCGGCCTTCGCCTACTACCGGGACTGGGCCACCGAGGGGCCGACGTATGCGACCTCGTCCCGCTTCCCCGTGGGCGCCGGCCAGAAGCTCTATCTCTCCGGTGACGGCAGGCTCGTCGACGACCGTACGGAGGTGGCGCGCGGCAGCCGCACCTACCGCAACCACCTGCTGCCCACCAGCCATTCGGAGAACCCGGCGGCCGGTCTGCTCGGGCTGCCCGACCTCGCGCCGTACGACGGGAGGGGCACCTTTCTGGGCTGGACCTCCGCCCCGGTGGCCGAGGGGAGGCCGGTCGATGTGGTGGGCGCGCCCAGGGTGACGCTGAAGGTGATCTCGCCGCGGACCGAGCGGGTGCAGAACTCCTCCGATGCGGCCGACAAGCTGGTGCTCTTCGCCAAGCTCTACGACGTGGCGCCGGATGGCTCGAAGAGGCTGGTGCACCGGCTGATCGCCCCGGCCCGGGTGCCCGATGTGACCCGGCAGTTCACCGTGGAACTCCCGGCCATCGTGCACCGTTACGAGCCGGGGCACCGCCTGCGCCTGGTGATCGCCGCGAGCGATACGGCGTACGCAGGCAATCGCGGGGTGAAGCCGGTGACGGTCACCAGCGCGCCCGAGGACACCGGGGTCCTCGAACTTCCCGTTACCCAGGGGGCGTTCGGGTAG
- a CDS encoding S9 family peptidase: protein MVTTAPYGAWPSPIDARTVASHDGRPTFVGVVGDEVWWTEPRPAEGGRRALMRRRADGTVESPLPAPWNVRSRVLEYGGQPWAGTVTERGPLVVFSDFADQRLYAYEPDSGAAPRPLTPVSVVGGGLRWADPVLRPELGEVWCVLEEFTGPRPTDVRRVIAAVPLDGSAAEQRASVRELSDYRHRFVTGPRISPDGRRAAWIAWDHPQMPWDGTLVMLAEITAKGEFADVRPLVGDLGPTAPGGGESGESVAQIEWAADGSLLFASDLSGWWELQRLDPDAQGDGVVASRGLCPAREEEFGGPLWTIGQRWFLPLDNGTLAVLHGRGTTALGILDPVSGELVDAAGPWTEWAPTLAVHGSRVIGIAAGPRRSYEIVELDTCTGRARPLAAEHTDVVDPAYYPQPQSRTFAGPDGRDVHAHVYPPHHPQYAAPEGELPPYVVWVHGGPTSHSPLVLDLELAYFTSRGIGVAVVNYGGSTGYGRQYRERLRGQWGVVDVEDCAAVARALADEGSADPARLAIRGGSAGGWTTAASLTTTDLYACGTISYPILDLAGWATGETHDFESQYLESLVGPFAEVPERYRERSPLHRADRITAPFLLLQGMDDVICPPVQCDRFLAEVEGRGIPHAYLTFAGEGHGFRRAQTIVRAVEAELSLYAQTFGFVRDDVPGVALRG from the coding sequence ATGGTGACCACGGCTCCGTACGGCGCCTGGCCGTCGCCGATCGACGCCCGGACGGTGGCGTCCCATGACGGCCGGCCGACGTTCGTCGGCGTGGTCGGCGACGAGGTCTGGTGGACCGAGCCCCGCCCCGCCGAGGGCGGCCGCCGCGCGCTGATGCGCAGACGGGCGGACGGCACCGTGGAATCGCCGCTGCCCGCACCGTGGAACGTCCGCAGCCGGGTGCTGGAGTACGGCGGCCAGCCCTGGGCCGGTACGGTCACCGAGCGCGGCCCCCTCGTGGTCTTCAGTGACTTCGCCGACCAGCGGCTGTACGCCTACGAGCCGGACAGCGGCGCCGCGCCGCGCCCGCTGACCCCCGTCTCCGTGGTCGGCGGCGGACTGCGCTGGGCGGATCCGGTGCTGCGCCCCGAGCTCGGCGAGGTGTGGTGCGTCCTGGAAGAGTTCACCGGCCCGCGGCCGACGGATGTGCGCCGAGTGATCGCCGCCGTGCCGCTGGATGGATCCGCCGCCGAACAGCGCGCCTCGGTAAGGGAGTTGAGCGACTACCGGCATCGTTTCGTCACCGGCCCGCGGATCTCCCCGGACGGGCGGCGGGCGGCCTGGATCGCCTGGGACCACCCCCAGATGCCCTGGGACGGGACGCTGGTGATGCTGGCCGAGATCACCGCCAAGGGGGAGTTCGCCGATGTCCGGCCGCTCGTCGGCGACCTCGGCCCGACCGCGCCCGGCGGCGGCGAGAGCGGCGAGTCCGTCGCGCAGATCGAATGGGCCGCCGACGGCTCGCTGCTGTTCGCCTCCGACCTCAGCGGATGGTGGGAGCTCCAGCGCCTCGACCCGGACGCGCAGGGCGACGGCGTGGTGGCGAGCCGGGGCCTGTGCCCGGCCCGGGAGGAGGAGTTCGGCGGCCCGCTGTGGACCATCGGGCAGCGCTGGTTCCTGCCGCTGGACAACGGCACCCTGGCCGTCCTCCACGGCCGCGGCACCACCGCCCTCGGCATCCTCGACCCCGTCTCGGGAGAGCTGGTGGACGCGGCGGGACCCTGGACGGAATGGGCCCCCACCCTCGCCGTCCACGGCAGCCGCGTCATCGGCATCGCCGCCGGCCCGCGCCGCTCCTACGAAATCGTCGAGCTGGACACCTGCACCGGCCGCGCCCGGCCCCTCGCCGCCGAACACACCGACGTCGTGGACCCGGCCTACTACCCGCAGCCGCAGAGCCGCACCTTCGCGGGCCCCGACGGGCGCGACGTCCACGCCCATGTCTATCCGCCGCACCACCCCCAATACGCCGCCCCCGAGGGCGAGTTGCCGCCCTATGTGGTGTGGGTGCACGGCGGCCCGACCAGCCACTCCCCCCTGGTGCTCGATCTGGAGCTGGCCTATTTCACCTCCCGCGGCATCGGCGTCGCCGTGGTCAACTACGGCGGTTCCACGGGCTACGGCAGGCAGTACCGCGAACGGCTGCGCGGGCAGTGGGGCGTGGTGGACGTCGAGGACTGCGCCGCCGTCGCCCGTGCGCTGGCCGACGAGGGCAGCGCCGACCCCGCCCGGCTGGCGATCCGCGGCGGCAGCGCCGGCGGCTGGACCACCGCCGCCTCGCTCACCACCACCGACCTCTACGCCTGCGGCACCATCAGCTACCCCATCCTGGACCTGGCCGGCTGGGCCACCGGCGAGACCCATGACTTCGAATCGCAGTATCTGGAGTCGCTGGTCGGCCCGTTCGCCGAGGTGCCGGAGCGCTATCGCGAGCGCTCGCCGCTGCACCGGGCGGACCGGATCACCGCGCCGTTCCTGCTGCTCCAGGGGATGGATGACGTGATCTGCCCGCCCGTGCAGTGCGATCGGTTCCTTGCCGAGGTGGAGGGGCGCGGCATACCGCATGCGTATCTCACCTTCGCCGGTGAGGGGCATGGCTTTCGTCGTGCCCAGACCATCGTTCGGGCTGTGGAGGCCGAGCTGTCGCTCTATGCGCAGACCTTTGGGTTTGTTCGGGATGACGTTCCGGGGGTGGCGTTGCGCGGATGA
- a CDS encoding ferredoxin, with translation MRIAIDQDVCIGSGQCALTAPRVFTQDDDGFGQVLPGREDGAGDPLAREAARACPVRAITVDDA, from the coding sequence ATGCGGATCGCCATTGACCAGGACGTGTGCATCGGCTCCGGGCAGTGCGCCCTGACCGCGCCGAGGGTGTTCACCCAGGACGACGACGGTTTCGGTCAGGTGCTGCCCGGCCGCGAGGACGGCGCGGGCGACCCGCTCGCACGAGAGGCCGCCCGCGCCTGCCCGGTGCGGGCGATCACGGTCGATGACGCCTGA
- a CDS encoding M55 family metallopeptidase has translation MKILISADMEGATGVTWPADVLPGTPQWERCRQMFTSDVNAAIAGFFEGGADEVLVNEAHWTMRNLLLEQLDERAQMLTGRHKSLSMVEGVQHGDVDGIAFVGYHTGAGTEGVLAHTYLANTLTGVWVDGTRASEGYLNSLVVAEYGVPVVLVTGDDRTCQDALGYAPDAPRVAVKDYVSRYAAVCRPPARTAADIRAAAKTGAALAGRREPVRRGPHRVEMEFDAEHLVGAATCVPGVERSGERRVAYTSQDMYEAIRCFKAVTTVVSSAVEEQYG, from the coding sequence ATGAAGATCCTGATCAGCGCGGACATGGAAGGCGCAACGGGCGTGACCTGGCCCGCGGATGTGCTGCCGGGGACGCCGCAGTGGGAGCGCTGCCGGCAGATGTTCACCTCCGATGTGAATGCGGCGATCGCCGGGTTCTTCGAGGGCGGGGCCGATGAGGTGCTCGTCAATGAAGCGCACTGGACGATGCGCAATCTGCTGCTGGAGCAGCTCGACGAGCGGGCGCAGATGCTGACGGGGCGACACAAGTCGCTGAGCATGGTCGAGGGCGTCCAGCACGGCGACGTGGACGGCATCGCCTTCGTCGGCTACCACACCGGCGCGGGCACCGAAGGCGTCCTGGCGCACACCTATCTCGCCAACACCCTCACCGGGGTCTGGGTCGACGGCACCCGGGCCAGCGAGGGGTATCTCAACTCCCTTGTGGTGGCCGAGTACGGCGTGCCCGTCGTGCTGGTCACCGGCGACGACCGGACGTGTCAGGACGCCCTGGGGTATGCGCCGGACGCGCCAAGGGTGGCGGTCAAGGACTATGTGTCGCGGTATGCCGCGGTGTGCCGGCCCCCGGCCCGTACGGCCGCCGACATCCGGGCCGCGGCGAAGACGGGGGCGGCGCTGGCGGGGCGGCGCGAGCCGGTGCGGCGCGGGCCGCATCGCGTCGAGATGGAATTCGACGCCGAGCATCTGGTGGGCGCGGCGACGTGCGTGCCCGGCGTGGAGCGCAGCGGAGAGCGCCGCGTCGCGTATACCAGTCAGGACATGTATGAAGCCATCCGGTGCTTCAAGGCGGTCACCACCGTCGTCTCTTCCGCCGTGGAGGAACAATATGGCTGA